Below is a genomic region from Isosphaeraceae bacterium EP7.
GCCGGAAGCTGCCGTCGCCGTCCAGGACGATCATCGAAGGTTCCCGACGCCCCGCAGCCGGCTGGAAGTTGGCCGTCGACTTCGCCTTACCCGCCTCGCAGACCCGATCCAGGGCCTTCCAGAAGGTGAGGGGCTCCGCCGACTCGATCCGCAATGGTCGCCTGGCCCAGGTCGGGTCCGACCCCGCCGAGACGTGGATGTTCAGGCCCTCGCGCTCATTCCAGTCCTTCAGGATCGCCTCGATCGTCGGCTGCTTGCCGTCGAGGCGGATTTCCGTCGCCTGGGTAAGCTGGGCGCTCTCGATCTTCTCGTAAAGGGCCAACACCCGCGAGCGGATCTCCGCGTCAGGGTCGTCGCGTGCGAGCCGCAATGCGGTCAGCGCCGACTTCCCCAGCCGCTCGATGGCCGCGGCGGCGTCCTCGCGGTCGCGGAACCGGGCAGACCCCAGCCTGGCCACGAGCGCATCGGGGTCCGAGTCGGCCGGGCTGAGCAGACCCAGGACCGCCGCCATCAGGAACGTCGTCACCATCGGCGTACTCCGTCGGTCGGCCGTCAGATTCCCTCGATCGTGGGCCCGCGACGCACCGGGTATCATAGTCGAAGCCCGACTCGCCGTCATGGACCCGGGCCCTTGAATCGCATGGATCTCGGAGACAGGTCGATGCCCGCGCCGATCCAACAGCCCTCGCGGTCACCCCTCGAAGGGTTCGAGGCCTTGAAGGCGGCCCTTTCCGCGTGGGAGCCCGCGCTCGACCTGGACGTCCTCCGCGGATGCCCTCGACTTTACGAGCCCGACGGGACGCTGCACGCCGTCTGCCTCTCGGAGGCCGCGACGTTCGTCACCGATCGCCGCGAGGTCGAAGTCCGCCGGGGCGACCTGATCGTGCTGCCCAGGTCCGTCGGCGTCGACGTCCTCCCCTCGATCGACGCGATCACCGTGCGCCACGACGGCCCCCAGCCGTTCCACTTCCGCGAGCGGTTCATCCAGGTCTGGACCTTCGAGCACCTCGCCGCACCCGCACGCTCCCCGGATCAGCCCCGCCATACGCTCCTGGAAACGTCCGGGCTGCTGCACCGGCTAGGATACGCAATCCTGGACGCCGTCGGCGGCGAAACGATCTCGATCGAAGCCCGTGAGGCATGCCACATCCTGGTCGGCCTCGGCGGCGAGCTCCGGATCGAGATCCAGGGCGAGCCTTCGAGAATCCTCGCACTGGGAGAGGTCGCACTGGCCCCCCCATGGCTCTCCTATCGGGTCGACGGGACGGGGAGGTACGGCGAGCTGAGCATGATCTCGGAATTTGCCCACGAGGGCAGGGCCCTGGAACGACGCCGCGAGACTGGCCGGGTCAGCCCCGAGTTTGGCGTTCGTGCCGCCGAGGGCACCGAACCCGCAGCGGAAGATATTCGCGGCACCCCGCGGGCGTGAGTTATCATTGAGTCCGACGGCGGCGGATGGATCTGGGCGTGTCCCTCGCCGAGTGCAAGGGTGTCGTCGCCCCCGCCTCGCCCGACCTGACCCGCCCCATTGGAGGCGTTCGATGTCGCGTCCCGTACTGCGAATCTTCGGCACGCTCTTCTCGGCCGCCGGCCTGGCCGCGACCTCCGGCGTCGCCCTGGGCCAGGATCACACGGCTGACCCCTACAAACCTTACAACAACCAATACCAGTCGTTCGTCTATCCCTCGATCCCTTCGAACCTCGCCCTCCCCGGCCAGGCGCGGATCTATAGCGACTACCTCAACGGGGCGTTCAGCGAACGCGCCCGCGAGAGCGAACTGTTCCGCGACGAAGAGAACATCTTCGACCGCGGCACGGGCGGCACGTCGGGCACCCCCGGCTCGTACGTCGGCGTCCCCTACTACCGGGCCTTTCGCCAGCACGACAAGGCCTACGGCCGGTCCGTCTCTCCGAACCAAGGGGGCGATCGCCAGTTCCAGAGGGACCGCGAACAGCTCGCGCAGCGGCGGCAAGACGCGTCCCAGGAGAAAGACCCCAGGAAACGTGCCGAGCTCCTCAAAGTCATCGAGCGAGACGAGTTGAAGTCGTTCCGCAGCGGAAACGAAGGGCGCAGCGGCACCTTCTCAAACCAGGCCGACCTAGGTGAGGCGAGGGATCGCGACGCCCCGGGCCTCCGCGTCGAACGCAACACCGACCCCGCCCGCCGGACCTCACGCACCGCCCCCTCGGCCGCACGCCCCAAGACGCGCCGTCCACCCGTCGCGCCCCCCTTGATCGCCGCCCCGACGCCCGAGGCGTCTCGCCGCCCCGCGACGCAGGACCGCACCAAGGCCGCCCGCCGGACACAGGCCGGAACCGCCGCCGTCAAGCCGCCGGCCACCGCCGAGCCGACCCCCGAGCAAATCTTGGAGCGAAGCGAGCGGATGTCGCGCGAGACATCGCCCGCCATCCCTCCCCCCCCTCCGATCCCCTGATCGGCCGGGCGGGCATGGCCCACCTTCACATCGGTAGGATCAAGAGCCAATCGGGCTTACGTCGGGAGAGAACTCGCTCCCCCCTTGAGGTTTCGAAGCTCCTGAGTAAGATGAGTCGTGTCTGAAGTGAGCCGACGTTCGTCTGGCGTGCCTCTCCTTTTTTTTCCTCGACTTTGTGAAACAGTTCACAAAGTTGGCGCGAACCGTTGAGGGGTCATGGGCACCGAGTTCACGCCGATCTTCGTCTTCATCCTCGTCGCCTTGATGACCGGGGTGGGGATGCTCGTCTCGAGTGCCCTGATCGGGCCCAAGAAGAAGACGGCCGTCAAGCAGATGCCGTACGAGTCGGGCATGGACCCGATCGGCGACGCCAAGCAGCGGTTCGACGTCCGCTACTACCTCGTCGCCATCGTCTTCCTGCTCTTCGACGTGGAACTCCTGTTCCTCTATCCCTGGGCCGTGGCCCAGTGGAGCTTCAAGACGGCCGCCCAGATCGCGAATGAGGGCGGCGCCGCGGCATCGGCCGTGGCCGGCGTGGGCATCCCCCCCGAGTTCCGCGGCCTGGTCTTCGGCGAGATCATGGTCTTCATCGTCGTCCTGGTGGCGGCCTTCGCCTACGCCTGGCGCAAGGGAGTCTTCGAATGGCGTTGAACATTGCCCCGGCCAAAGCGGGCAGCACCGCCGTGGCTCTCGGGTCCTCGGCCGACGCCGAAATTCCCGAGAACATCATCCTCACGTCGCTCGACGCGGTCGTGAACTGGTGCCGCAAGAACAGCCTCTGGCCCATGCCATTCGCCACCGCCTGCTGCGGGATCGAGCTGATGGCCGTCGGCGCCAGCCGGTTCGACATCGCCCGGTTCGGCGCCGAGGTCATGCGGTTCAGCCCCAGGCAGTGCGACCTGCTCATCGTCGCCGGCCGCGTCAGCATGAAGATGCTGCCGGTGCTCCAGCGCATCTGGCTGCAGATGCCCGAGCCCAAGTGGTCGATCAGCATGGGCGCCTGCGCCTCGACCGGCGGGATCTTCGACACTTACGCCGTGGTGCAGGGCGTCGACCGATTCATCCCCGTGGATGTCTACATCCCCGGCTGCCCCCCCAGGCCCGAGCAGATCCTCAGGGCCGTCATGGACCTGCAAGCCAAGGTCCAGAGTGGTGGCACGCTCGCCGGTAACAGCGGCCTGCCCGAGCTGCTCGAACGCGAGAAGATGCTCGTCGAGAAGCGGACCCTCCCCATCGGCTTCGCCCTCACGCCCGAGCGTGGCGACGAGGAGCGATTCGGCACCAGGGCGCCCGGCGGCGAGGCCCCGGTCGGCCGCGACGAGACGAAGTAACGACCCGAATCGCCCCGACGCCCGACGCGGGCCGGCCCGAACCGACAGACACACGGGAGCAGCCAGACGGATGAGCGCCTCGACCGAGACTGAGACCGACGACCGCCATGCCTCGACCTTCGCGACCCTCTCGAAGGTGTTCGGCGACGGCGTCTTCTCCACCTCGCGATCCCGCGGCAACGTCCGCCTTTTCGTCCCCAAGGAGCGGCTCATCCCGCTGCTGACCACCCTCAAGGACGAGTGCGGGTTCTCGATGCTCGTCGAGCTCGGCGGGGTCGATTATCTAGGCTACCCGGGCCACACCCGCAGCCGGTTCGAGGTCCACTACGTCGTCAAGAACCTCGACACCACCGAGCAGCTCATCATCAAGGTTGGGGTCGACGACCCGGCCCCGTCGATTCCTTCGGTCTACCCGCTCTGGCGGGGTGCCGACTGGATGGAACGCGAGGTCTACGACATGTACGGGATCACGTTCGATGGTCACCCCGACCTCAGACGAATCCTGATGCCCGACGAGTTCACCGCCTTCCCGCTCCGCAAGGATTACCCCCTGCGTGGCCGAGGCGAGCGGCACAACTTCCCCAGGCTGACGCGCGAGAACTCGTGACCAGGGCCGGACTCCCCGCCGGCCCCCCTCAACCGAACATCGACGCCCGACCGCCCCGTCTCGTCCCCAGGTGCGACCCACAATGCCGGCGAACTTGCTCGACGATCCCGAGCTCGAAGCAGAGTCCAAGCCCTACCTCTGGACCTTGAACTTCGGCCCGCAGCACCCGGCCACTCACACGACGCTGCGCCTGGTCCTCGACCTGGATGGCGAGCGCATCGTCCGCGCCACGCCGCACATCGGCTACCTGCACTCCGGGTTCGAGAAGCTCGGCGAGCACCTCAACTTCAACCAGTACGTCACGGTCGTCGACCGCAAGAACTACATCAGCCCGCCGATGAACGAGGTGGCCTGGCACAACGCCGTGGAGAAGCTCCTCGACATCGAGCTGACCAAGCGTTGCCAGTACATCCGGGTCATCATCGGCGAGCTGGCCCGCATCAGCGACCACCTTCTGTGTACGGGCGCCGCGGCGCTCGACCTGGGGGCGTTCACCGCCTTCCTCTTCGCGTTCAATCAGCGTGAGCTGATCTACGACGTCTACGAGGAGATGTCGGGCTACAGGTTCCACCCCGGCTACACCCGGGTCGGCGGCCTGATGTACGACTTCAACGACAAGGTGATCGGCCGGATCCGCAAGTTCCTCGACGCCATGCCCCGCGTCCTGTCGGACATGGAGAAGCTGCTCTTCCGCAACAAGATCTTCCTGGACCGGATGAGGGGCGTCGGCACGCTCAGCCGCGAAGACGCGATCAACTTCTCCGCCAGCGGCCCCATCGCCCGCGCCAGCGGCGTGACGTACGACCTCCGCAAGGACGAGCCGTACCTGGCCTACAACGACTTCGACTTCATCGTCCCCTATGCCACCGAGGGCGACTGCTACGCCCGGTTCCAGGTGCGCATGGAGGAGATGGTCCAGAGCATCTCGATCGTCAAGCAGGCCATCGAGAACCTCCCCTCCGGCCCGTACAACGTGCCGATCGCCGAGAAGTTCCCGCTGCCCGACAAGGGGACCTCCTACAACAGCATGGAAGGCCTGATCCAGCACTTCGAGCTGATCATGCCCAACCGGGGCCTGGAGTCGCCCAAGGACGAGATCTACGCGGCCATCGAGTCGCCCAACGGCGAGCTCGGCTATTATCTCGTCACCGACGGCAGCAAGACCGCCTGGCGGACCCGGACCAGGCCCCCCTCTTACATCCACTTCCAGGTCTTCCCGCACATCATCAAGGATCACCTGCTGGCCGACATCGTGGCCGTGCTCGGCAGCCTGAACATCATCGCCGCCGAGCTCGACCGCTAGGTCGACCCGACGCAGCGACGACCTGACATTCCTTCGAACGGCCGAACCGACCGACTTCCCCAGGACCTCACTCGATGCCCGCCGAAGTGACAAGCCCGATGCTCAGCGAGGCGATCCGCGACAAGATCCGCGCCTTCATCCCGCGCTACCCGAGCAAGCGGGCCGTCACGCTCCCCGCGCTGCACATCGTCCACGAGCACTTCCGCTGCGTCCCGTTCCAGGCCATGGCCGAGATCGCCGAGATCCTCGAACTGGCGCCGGCCGAAGTGCACGACACAATGAGCTTCTACGGGTTCTTCCCGCAGGCCCCCATCGGCGAGAAGCGCCTCTGGGTCTGCCGGTCGATCTCGTGCATGCTCCGCGGTGGCGACGAGACCCTCGAAGTCGTCTGCAAGAAGCTGGGAATCCACAACGCCGAGACCACCGCCGACGGCAAGCTGAGCGTCGAGTTCGCCGAATGCCTCGGCATCTGCGACTTCGCCCCGGCCGCCCTCTGCGACACCGGCAAGATCTACGGCCCGCTCGAGACCGAGGCCCAGGTCGACGCCATGCTCGAAGACCTCGGCCGCTAGCCCGACAAGGGAAAATGGGGACCGGCTCCGCAGCGAAGTGAAGGTGCCTGTCCCCTTTTTCCCGCCCGACTCAATTGCAGCCCGCACACACGACCCCGCACGAGACGAGACGGCCCAGGCACGCGACCGAACGCCCCGCGCGACCGCCCGCCGCCAGGCAGGAGATTGACCCTTTGGCCGCATTCGAACCGGTCCTCTCCCGAAACTGGGACGTCCCCGATAGCCACACGCTGGGCGTCTACGAGTCCCGCGGCGGCTACCAGTCGGCGCGCAAGGTCCTCTCGTCGATGTCGCCCGACGACGTCGTCAACCTCGTCAAAGCGAGCGAGCTGCGGGGCCGCGGCGGCGCGGGCTTCCCCTGCGGCCTGAAGTGGTCGTTCCTGCCGAAAGACCGGCAGGAGACCCTCATGTGCATCAACGCCGACGAGAGCGAGCCGGCGACGTTCAACAACCGGATCCTCATGGAGGCTGACCCCCATCAGCTCATCGAGGGGATCCTCATCTCCTGCTTCGCCACCAAGGCGACCGCCGCCTACCTCTACGTCCGGTTCGAGTACATCCACGCCTACCGCATCCTCGAGCAGGCCATCAAAGAGGCCCGCGACGCCGGACTGCTGGGCAACAACATCCTGGGCTCGGGCTACAACCTGGAGATCTGGGTCCACCGGGGTGCCGGCGCCTACATCTGCGGCGAGGAGACCGGCCTGATCGAGAGCCTGGAAGGCAAGCGGGGCTGGCCCCGGATCAAGCCGCCGTTCCCGGCCATCGAGGGAGCCTTCCGCAAGCCGACGGTCGTCAACAATGTTGAGACCCTCTGCTGCGTCCCCCACATCGTCGAGCGCGGGGCCGACTGGTTCAAGTCGATCGGCACGCCCAAGAGCTATGGCCCCAAGCTGTATTGCATCTCGGGCCATGTGAACAAGCAGGTCTGCGTCGAGCTGCCGCTGGGCGCCACCACCAATCAGCTCATCGAGGATCACGCCGGCGGCGTCTGGAAGGGCCGCAAGGCCAAGGCCGCCGTCCCGGGCGGGATCAGCATGGGCCTGTTGTCGGCCGCCGAGCTGGATGTCCCGCTCGACTTCGAGGCCCTCCGCTCAACCGGCTGCCTCGGGCTGGGGACCGCCGCGGTCACCGTCATGGACGACCAGACGCGGATCATCGATTACCTGTACAACACCGCCCGCTTCTTCGCCCACGAGAGCTGCGGCCAGTGCACCCCCTGCCGCGAGGGGACCGCCTGGATCTACAAGGCGATCAAGCGAATTCGCAACGGCGGCGGGCGGATCGAAGACCTCGACACGCTCGGCCACCTCTCGGCCAACATGGGCATCATGCCCGGCACCACCATCTGCGGGCTGGCCGACGGCGCCGCCTGGCCGCTCAAGAATGCCCTGGCCAAGTTCAGGCCCGAGCTCGAAGAGTTCATCCGAGACCATCAGTCGCCCGACTACGCCGTGACCCCGCTGCAGCAGGCCATCTCCAACGGCACACCGGGCGACGCGGCGGTCGCCAACTACCTGCCGGTGATCAGCGCCCCAGGGTCGATCCTCCGATCGCCCGAGAGCCGCTGACCCGCCTGGACAGGCACGAACGCAAGGCCGCCGAACACCCGACCAACGACCCGACGCGAGACAGGGAACACGCCCGATGGCGACGATCCTCATCAACGGCCAGGAATACCCCCTCCCCGAGGGGGAGAAGCTCAACGCCATCCAGGCCGCCCAGCGCATCGGGGTCGAGATCCCCTACTACTGCTGGCACCCCTCCCTCTCCGTCGTGGCCAACTGCCGGATGTGCGAGATCGAGGTCGGCTCGAAGGACCCGAAGACCGGCGAGATCCGGATGGTCCCGAAGCTCGTCCCCGGCTGCCAGACGCCGGCCAAGGACGGGACCGTCCTTGTCACCGACAGCCCCAAGGTCGTCGAGCATCAGCGGATGATCATGGAGCTGCTGCTCCTGAATCACCCGCTCGACTGCCCCGTCTGCGACCAGGCCGGCGAGTGCGGCCTGCAAGACTACAGCTACTCCAACGGCCAGGCCGTCCACCGGTTCGTCGAGGAACGGGTGGTCAACCCCCGCAAGGAGGTCGCCGAGACCATCCAGCTGAACGCGGACCGGTGCATCATGTGCACCCGCTGCGTCCGCTTCACCCGCGAGATCACCCATACCGGCGAGCTGCAGGTCATCAGCCGCGGCAGTCACGCCGAGATCGACATCTTCCCCGGCCACCCCGTCGCCAATGCCCTGGCCGGCAATGTGGTCGACCTCTGCCCGGTCGGGGCCCTGCTCGACAAGGACTTCCTCCACAAGCAGCGCGTCTGGTTCCTGTCCAAGCACGACGGCGTTTGCACCCGCTGCTCCACCGGCTGCAACATCAGCTCCGAGGAGAATCGCGGCGAGATCTGGCGGTTCAAGCCTCGCAACAATCCGCTGGTCAACGACTACTGGATCTGCGACGAGGGCCGATACAGCTACAAGTCGGCCAACGACCCCAGCCTGCTCACGGCCATGTACGCCCGGATCGGCAACGAGCTGGGCCCGGTCCTGACCGACCAGGCGCTCAAGTCGGCCGGCCAGGAACTGACCAAGGTCGCCAGCGAAGGCGGAAAGATCGCCGCCGTGATCTCGCCGTTCCTGACGGTCGAAGAAGCCTACCTGCTCGCCGGTTACATCAAGGGCCTCAGCCCCGACGCCGTGCTCGCCCTCGGAGCAGTCCCGGTGGTGGGCGAAGACCAGACGTTCACGCCCGACAAGGTCAAGGGGCGTAACGGCGACACCAGCTTCCTGGACCCGAAGCCGTTCACGATCCACGCCGAGAAGTGCCCGAACCGCAAGGGTGTTGAGGCCGTGCTCGCCCACTTCCAGGGCGAGGTGATCGACTTCAACGCCCTGACGGGGCGGATCGCCGCCGGCGAGTTCAAGGCCCTGTACTACACCTCGGGCTCGCCCGACCTCTGGGCCGATGAAGAGGCCGCCCGATCCTTGCGATCAGGCGTCAGCTACCTCGTCGTCCAGGACACTCTCGTCACGCCGCTGGCACAACTGGCGGACGTGGTGCTGGCCTCGGCCACATTTGCCGAGAAGGCCGGCAGTTACGTTAATGCCGACGGCCGGTTGCAGTATGCCGAAGCGGCCCTACCGCCCCGCGACGGCAGCCTGCCCGACCTGGACATCCTGGCGATCCTCGGCGGCCGCTCCGGCGGGCCGGTGGAATCGTCGGCGGTTCTCGCCGAGCTGGCCGCCAAGATCCCGGCGTTCGGCGTCGCCGCGGGCGGCAAGCTGCCGACCTACGGCGCCTTGCTAGGTGACGCACCCGCGCCTTTGCCGACCAATGGCGACGCGCCGACCCCGTTCATCGACGCCTGGTCCAAGACCAGGGCCCAGATCGGCACCCGCTCCGGCGCGGGCGCCACCCGCTGACACGTCGGCCCGGCCGGCGCCCCGACGGGCGTCGGCCTTGCCCGGTCCCTCGCGAACCGTCCTCAGAGGTGAGTCTCCCATGTCGTTCTGGGCCCTGGTGGCAATCCTGTTCAAGATCGGCGTGGTCGTCGGCATCACCCAAGGGGCGGTGGCCTACCTGATCCTCGTCGAGCGTAAGATCGCCGCCTGGGCGCAGGACCGCATCGGGCCCAACCGCGCGGGCCCGTTCGGCCTGCTCCAGCCGCTGGCCGACGGCGCCAAGATGATCCTCAAGGAAGACGTGGTCCCTGGCTACGTCGCCAAGCCGCTGTTCATCCTGGCCCCGCTCATCTCGATCGTGGCGGCCATGGTCGGCTTCGCGGTCGTCCCCTTCGGCCCCGTCACCCCGATGCCCGCCGACCCCGGGTTCTTCGACGTCCTGGGCCAGTTCCAGATCGCCCCGGGCGTGGACATCGGCATCCTGTATATCCTCGCCGTCGGCAGCCTGGGCGTGTACGGCGTGATCCTGGCCGGCTGGGCGTCCAACTCCAAGTACTCATTCCTGGGCGGGTTGCGCTCGAGCGCGCAGCTCATCAGCTACGAGATCCCGCTGGGGATGTCGATCCTGGGCATGGTCATGATCGCCGGCTCGCTCGACCTGAACACGATCGTCAACTGGCAGGACCGCCACGTCTGGGGCATCGTCGCCCAGCCGCTGGGGTTCCTCCTGTTCCTGATCAGCTCGTTCGCCGAGACCAACCGCCTGCCGTTCGACCTTCCCGAGTCGGAGCAGGAGCTCGTCGGCGGGTTCCACACCGAATACTCGGCCATGAAGTTCGGCATGTTCTTTCTGGGCGAATATCTGCACGTCATCACGGTCAGCTACCTGATCGTCATCCTGTTCTTCGGCGGCTGGGATATTCCCTACGTCTTGACCCAGGACCAGACCGGCCTCGTCTTTGCACTGATCAAGGCAGGCGTCCTGGTGTTCAAAGTGGCACTGGTGATCATCTTCATCATGTGGATCCGCTGGACCCTTCCCAGGTTCCGGTACGACACCCTGATGGAGCTGGCCTGGAAACGGATGATCCCTCTGTCCATCGCCAACTTGGTTCTGACGGCCATCGTCGTGCAGATCGTCCGCTCCTGGGCCTGAGCCCGAGCCGTCCTAACGAAACGAACCCGAGCGTTCCGCAAACGGAGCTGGAGACGGCCGTGCGACCCGATGACCCTAGCCTGAAGCGGATGATCCCGCCGACCCTGAAGCTTCACGAGAAGTTCTACCTCCCGCAGATCGTCGGCGGCCTGCTCGTCACCGGCAAGCACATCCTGTCGGCCTCGCTGGGCAAGGGGGCCATCACGGTCTCGTACCCCGAGGACCAGCACGTCCCGTCGGCCAACTATCGCGGCGTGCACCGGCTGAACAAGGACGAGCAGGGGCGGGTCAAGTGCGTGGCCTGCATGCTCTGCGCCACGGCCTGCCCGGCGCACTGCATCGACATCGTCGGCGCCACCGCCCCGGAATCCTGGTCCGACCGCGAGAAGTACTGCGAGAGCTTCGTCATCGACGAGCTTCGCTGCATCTATTGCGGGATGTGCGAGGAAGCCTGCCCGGTCGAGGCGATCGAGCTGACCGGCCTGTATGACTTGACCGGCCTGTCTCGCGAACAGATGATCTTCGACAAGACCAAGCTCCTCTCCGTCTTCGACCTGACCCGCGACGCCGAGCCGATGCGGTACACCACGCCGCCCCCCAAGGCCGGCCCGCGCCCGACCGAGGTCGAGCCATCGGGCCTCCCCGGCCCCAAGGCCTGACGGCCTGACTGGCATCTCCAACCACCGAACGCCGAAGCGACCGCCCCGAGATCGAAGGACCCAGACGCCGTGAACATCCCCACCTTCGAACTGGTCGTCGCTCTGCTGAGCATCGCGCTGGGGGCCGTCGGCACGTCGATGCTGCTGCCCCACCAGCACGGCCGCCTGAGCACCCGGCAGGCCTATACGCTGGGCGGCTCGCTCGTCGGGGCCTCGATCCTGCTACTGGCCCTGCTCTGGAAGCCGACGGGCTTCGGGCTCATCCCCGGCCTCTTCTTCTATGTCCTGGGCATCGCCTCGGTGGCCGGCGCGATCCTGAGCATCACCAGCCGAGACCCCATCTACAGCGCCCTCTGGTTCGCCTGGGTGGTGCTCTCGACCTCGGGCCTGTTCCTGCTGGCCGGGGCCCAGTTCCTGGCCGCCGGCACGATCATCGTCTATGCAGGGGCGATCATCGTCACGTTCCTGTTCGTGATCATGCTGGCCCAGAAGGAAGGGCAGGCGA
It encodes:
- a CDS encoding NADH-quinone oxidoreductase subunit I; this translates as MRPDDPSLKRMIPPTLKLHEKFYLPQIVGGLLVTGKHILSASLGKGAITVSYPEDQHVPSANYRGVHRLNKDEQGRVKCVACMLCATACPAHCIDIVGATAPESWSDREKYCESFVIDELRCIYCGMCEEACPVEAIELTGLYDLTGLSREQMIFDKTKLLSVFDLTRDAEPMRYTTPPPKAGPRPTEVEPSGLPGPKA
- the ndhC gene encoding NADH-quinone oxidoreductase subunit A; translated protein: MGTEFTPIFVFILVALMTGVGMLVSSALIGPKKKTAVKQMPYESGMDPIGDAKQRFDVRYYLVAIVFLLFDVELLFLYPWAVAQWSFKTAAQIANEGGAAASAVAGVGIPPEFRGLVFGEIMVFIVVLVAAFAYAWRKGVFEWR
- a CDS encoding NAD(P)H-dependent oxidoreductase subunit E, producing the protein MPAEVTSPMLSEAIRDKIRAFIPRYPSKRAVTLPALHIVHEHFRCVPFQAMAEIAEILELAPAEVHDTMSFYGFFPQAPIGEKRLWVCRSISCMLRGGDETLEVVCKKLGIHNAETTADGKLSVEFAECLGICDFAPAALCDTGKIYGPLETEAQVDAMLEDLGR
- a CDS encoding NADH-quinone oxidoreductase subunit J, which encodes MNIPTFELVVALLSIALGAVGTSMLLPHQHGRLSTRQAYTLGGSLVGASILLLALLWKPTGFGLIPGLFFYVLGIASVAGAILSITSRDPIYSALWFAWVVLSTSGLFLLAGAQFLAAGTIIVYAGAIIVTFLFVIMLAQKEGQATYDRSARSPFQSTFCCFLLLWSLTYALLVARSPALAPAAGPSTAVASSTNWLIPGNEIGVRSKARAGQGINLVLARSLSPTSRLNSPHVAGLGGTLYTDHLVTIELAGALLFVGLVGAVAIAAPKPQIRPANAPHTY
- a CDS encoding NADH-quinone oxidoreductase subunit C — encoded protein: MSASTETETDDRHASTFATLSKVFGDGVFSTSRSRGNVRLFVPKERLIPLLTTLKDECGFSMLVELGGVDYLGYPGHTRSRFEVHYVVKNLDTTEQLIIKVGVDDPAPSIPSVYPLWRGADWMEREVYDMYGITFDGHPDLRRILMPDEFTAFPLRKDYPLRGRGERHNFPRLTRENS
- the nuoD gene encoding NADH dehydrogenase (quinone) subunit D — encoded protein: MLDDPELEAESKPYLWTLNFGPQHPATHTTLRLVLDLDGERIVRATPHIGYLHSGFEKLGEHLNFNQYVTVVDRKNYISPPMNEVAWHNAVEKLLDIELTKRCQYIRVIIGELARISDHLLCTGAAALDLGAFTAFLFAFNQRELIYDVYEEMSGYRFHPGYTRVGGLMYDFNDKVIGRIRKFLDAMPRVLSDMEKLLFRNKIFLDRMRGVGTLSREDAINFSASGPIARASGVTYDLRKDEPYLAYNDFDFIVPYATEGDCYARFQVRMEEMVQSISIVKQAIENLPSGPYNVPIAEKFPLPDKGTSYNSMEGLIQHFELIMPNRGLESPKDEIYAAIESPNGELGYYLVTDGSKTAWRTRTRPPSYIHFQVFPHIIKDHLLADIVAVLGSLNIIAAELDR
- the nuoF gene encoding NADH-quinone oxidoreductase subunit NuoF, whose translation is MAAFEPVLSRNWDVPDSHTLGVYESRGGYQSARKVLSSMSPDDVVNLVKASELRGRGGAGFPCGLKWSFLPKDRQETLMCINADESEPATFNNRILMEADPHQLIEGILISCFATKATAAYLYVRFEYIHAYRILEQAIKEARDAGLLGNNILGSGYNLEIWVHRGAGAYICGEETGLIESLEGKRGWPRIKPPFPAIEGAFRKPTVVNNVETLCCVPHIVERGADWFKSIGTPKSYGPKLYCISGHVNKQVCVELPLGATTNQLIEDHAGGVWKGRKAKAAVPGGISMGLLSAAELDVPLDFEALRSTGCLGLGTAAVTVMDDQTRIIDYLYNTARFFAHESCGQCTPCREGTAWIYKAIKRIRNGGGRIEDLDTLGHLSANMGIMPGTTICGLADGAAWPLKNALAKFRPELEEFIRDHQSPDYAVTPLQQAISNGTPGDAAVANYLPVISAPGSILRSPESR
- a CDS encoding NADH-quinone oxidoreductase subunit B family protein, with amino-acid sequence MALNIAPAKAGSTAVALGSSADAEIPENIILTSLDAVVNWCRKNSLWPMPFATACCGIELMAVGASRFDIARFGAEVMRFSPRQCDLLIVAGRVSMKMLPVLQRIWLQMPEPKWSISMGACASTGGIFDTYAVVQGVDRFIPVDVYIPGCPPRPEQILRAVMDLQAKVQSGGTLAGNSGLPELLEREKMLVEKRTLPIGFALTPERGDEERFGTRAPGGEAPVGRDETK
- the nuoH gene encoding NADH-quinone oxidoreductase subunit NuoH; the protein is MSFWALVAILFKIGVVVGITQGAVAYLILVERKIAAWAQDRIGPNRAGPFGLLQPLADGAKMILKEDVVPGYVAKPLFILAPLISIVAAMVGFAVVPFGPVTPMPADPGFFDVLGQFQIAPGVDIGILYILAVGSLGVYGVILAGWASNSKYSFLGGLRSSAQLISYEIPLGMSILGMVMIAGSLDLNTIVNWQDRHVWGIVAQPLGFLLFLISSFAETNRLPFDLPESEQELVGGFHTEYSAMKFGMFFLGEYLHVITVSYLIVILFFGGWDIPYVLTQDQTGLVFALIKAGVLVFKVALVIIFIMWIRWTLPRFRYDTLMELAWKRMIPLSIANLVLTAIVVQIVRSWA
- a CDS encoding molybdopterin-dependent oxidoreductase, which gives rise to MATILINGQEYPLPEGEKLNAIQAAQRIGVEIPYYCWHPSLSVVANCRMCEIEVGSKDPKTGEIRMVPKLVPGCQTPAKDGTVLVTDSPKVVEHQRMIMELLLLNHPLDCPVCDQAGECGLQDYSYSNGQAVHRFVEERVVNPRKEVAETIQLNADRCIMCTRCVRFTREITHTGELQVISRGSHAEIDIFPGHPVANALAGNVVDLCPVGALLDKDFLHKQRVWFLSKHDGVCTRCSTGCNISSEENRGEIWRFKPRNNPLVNDYWICDEGRYSYKSANDPSLLTAMYARIGNELGPVLTDQALKSAGQELTKVASEGGKIAAVISPFLTVEEAYLLAGYIKGLSPDAVLALGAVPVVGEDQTFTPDKVKGRNGDTSFLDPKPFTIHAEKCPNRKGVEAVLAHFQGEVIDFNALTGRIAAGEFKALYYTSGSPDLWADEEAARSLRSGVSYLVVQDTLVTPLAQLADVVLASATFAEKAGSYVNADGRLQYAEAALPPRDGSLPDLDILAILGGRSGGPVESSAVLAELAAKIPAFGVAAGGKLPTYGALLGDAPAPLPTNGDAPTPFIDAWSKTRAQIGTRSGAGATR